In Minwuia thermotolerans, the sequence GACCGCGTCCCGGACAACCCAGGCCAGTGATACCTTCTTCTGCCTCGCGAGCTGTTCCAGAACCTCATAGATATCTGGTGGAAAGCTGATCGACGCCCGCACAGATGCCGCCCCTTCGGGTTTCATGTTTCGCCTGTCTCCCTTACGTCCGTCCATAGCACCACGGTCCCGGAGATGCCTTCACCAGATTACACCATGGTGGTGAACCATGACAGTCCCTGAAGCAGGTCATCGGCGCGTCCGGCAAGGCCGGTCAGGCTCTCGTGAACCGCGCCTGCGCCCGGTCGCGTCCATTCGGTGTCGATCCTTCGCGCAAGAGGACGCCGTCGCGCCCCGTATCTTTGTCTGACTCGCACTGATCCGGCGCGGCGGCCTTTCGCGTGCCTTATCCATCCAGCGGGTCACGCCCCGGCCTTTCATTACCGGCAGCCTGGGGTCGGCGGTCGTCGTCGCAAGCGGCATTTTTCCGTCGTCGAGCGATTTCGCGCCTTCGACAAAGTGATCAGGTCTCGCCTCAAATCCTGATCGCTGGTCGGAAGTCACTGAGTTCACGTTATCGCGCTCTCCCCGCCCGCGCCGTGCCGCGTCGAGCAGACGGCGATAGCCGTGCTCGATCCCGTCCGGTGGATACTCGATGACGTCGCGCTTCGGGAAGAGACTCAGGTAGTCGTCCCGGGGGCGGACATAGATGAAACGGCAGTCTTAGTCGCTGTCGGGGGAGGCGAAGCCCGAGCCGCGGCTGCCGCTCTCGATTGCCAGCAGGATGCGGACATTGTGGGTGGCTTCGACCTCGCGCAGTTTCGCGTCGATGCCGGCGACGACCGCCGGGTCGAAGCCCTATTGAAATAGCGGAAGGGATTGCGCATCGGTTCAGCCTATCGTGCCCGCGCGAATTTTTCTCTGGCAGCGCCAGCGAGCTACTTCAGGCCCTTGCTGCCATCGGCGATTATCCGAAAGACATGATCACCCTCAGTCCCGTAATGCGCGACGGCCGGGTTCTCCAATAGCCCAAGATACGTGTAGTCGTTCGAAACCAGCACGTTGGTCAGGTCGTATTTATCGGTTTTGCTCGATGCGCCTCCCAAATGCTTTGGCAAGAGACGAAAGCTGAGCAGGTCGTTTGGATCAGAGATCGCAACGACCTGGATCGGGCCCCGTCCCCGTCCGCTTTGAGTGCGCGAACTATCCAGGAATCTTGCGAAAGACGCGGCGGGACCGGAGGCGAGCAATGCGCTCTGGACCAAAGGCGCATTTCCCAGGCTCAGCAACGGTATCTGATTGGTGGCAAGGAAGATCGAGACGACATTCGACAAGCGTTGTTCAACAAACTTTTCTCTGCCGCCATCCAGTGCGACAAATGCGTCCATGAGAATGATCGATCCGAGGCTCTCCGGCATTAGGATGGTCGGATAAGTGCCTGCTCGGGCGGTGAGCGTCACGTCACGGCGGCACGGCACACGTACGTTTGGCTCGCCCGGGGGAAGCTGATCTCCGGTGTGGGTTGAGCCACCCAACAACTCGCAAGTTGCCTTGCGCATCGCGGCGCGAATGCTGTCTCCGTTGCGTCCGAGGTAGACCACGGCATCCGTGAAGCAGCGATTGATCAACTCGCTGCGGAGGGCCTGATTGTACTTCGCCCGCTTCGGCGAGCGGTAGTCCGCTCCATCAGGCTCTTCGCCCTCCCGATAGTTTTCGTATTCCAGTTCGTCGCGATAGGGGTCCACCGCGCGACCCCAGATAAAAAATGTTGCATCGACGCGCCCGTTCTCGGTGACCAGGGTCGCAACTTTGCTTTCCACGATTTTCCGGCCGTTGGCATCATAGTAGGTCTTCCCATCTGCAACGGCCGGTTCACTGGCCCCGAGGGCGCGCGCCATCGAGTTTGCCCGGCGAACCGCCCACCGGTAGCCATGGTTGTGAGAACACATGCCGTGGCTGAAAATCATCTGCACGGATTCGGTCGGTGAATTTTCGAGCGTCTGATTCACGCCCAGGAATGTATCGGCACGATCGGCTTGCGGCGGGTCGTACGGCTTCGAACAAGCTGCCAGCGCCGCGCAAAACAGAATCGCAAAAGATATTCTCATAACCGCTCCAACGGGTCTTTGGCTCGCCTGCAAACGCCATCAATTCGTTTGACTACTCCCATTTTGCGGCAATTCGAACAGTCGCCAACAGGTGAGCGAGGCGAGGGACGTTTTCTCGGGGGGAGAAAAGAGTGAAGACAGAAGCGAGGAGCGCGTGCCACTCTGTTCTAGCGAACATTTAAACCCCGTCGCCTGCGCCCTTGGACCGGGCGACGCGCCGGAATTGGCTTCGGAGATCGCCGCGCCGGAGACCATGCCCTCTGCCGCCTTATCCTCGCGCTCAATGACTTGTTCTGGATCGTTTATGCTAATCAGACGGACGCCGTCACCGAGGTTTACGTGGACTTCGTCCACGAAGGAGCAGCCTGACACCGCAACAGCGATGATGCTCATCTTAATCAAATGTCTCACGGATATCTGCCTGTAAATATTGTCCAGTATTCACCATTTAATCTTCCTGCCAAGATGATACGGTCACTGAAGTGATGCTCCAAGCGATTTCTGTCGCCGATCCTCGCGATCCAGGTGCCATCGCCACTGAATGTGCTTGTGAGCCTTCCTCTGCTGCCACTGTCGGAGTTCCGCGGCAAAGATCGGACCGAAGCGGTTCCACCAGAACCGGACGGTTGCATGGCTGACGTCGATGCCTCGCTCATGCAGCAGGTCCTCTGGTCTTGACCCTTCAAATTGGTCCGATCTGAATGCGAGTTTTCGGGCACACTTTGGAAGCCCAGCACATTCGCCCCGGTC encodes:
- a CDS encoding CopG family transcriptional regulator, whose product is MKPEGAASVRASISFPPDIYEVLEQLARQKKVSLAWVVRDAVERYVAEQKEHLEQE